Proteins from a genomic interval of Medicago truncatula cultivar Jemalong A17 chromosome 3, MtrunA17r5.0-ANR, whole genome shotgun sequence:
- the LOC112418154 gene encoding uncharacterized protein: protein MDKEGEFKVFLKGWEHPVTLDADGNRTDVLKPEEEWTVAEDELALGNSKVLNALFNGVDKNMLRLIKQCIVAKDAWEILKTAHEGTTKVKSAKIQLLTTKFENLKMLEDESIQDYHLSILDIANSFESLGEKIFDEKLVRKFLRSLPKRFDMKVTTIEETQDISSFKVDELIGSLQNFEIIVNSKTDKKGKGIAFTSSMYSDETQEDDEDMSESLALLGRQFKKIFKRFDRRSRPNGQNIKPNIDNQPSKEKMTRFNEMNSHYKGVQCYECEGYGHIRTECATFLKKQKKSFVVSLSDGDDSNEEVKVESSNHVSALTGRVMSDTESSEEEMISDELDISYYDLTAKNAELTQRVEEQVKEIAQLHDERFDNLAHISELNDELSKLNSQLEHMREHVGMMTADSTRSKQMFKHSEEHQTKKKSNSWVCNHCKGKGHIKPYCFKLHGESKQFQEKSYKKRWTLRNINTRLIAHTSLRASSKEDWYFDSGCSRHMIGVDKYLEDVKPNATSYVTFGDGAKGKIVGIGNLIKHGLLRLDDVLLVKGLTANLISISHLCDLGLQVNFTKPECQISDEKGEVLMRGLTSKDNCYLWIGKQTQMSHPRLEHQVTSKVLELLHMDLMVPMQVESIGGKRSAHSTAKIKGLGIVRIRSDYGTKFENAKFDEYCLGEGIKHEFSSPITPQQNGVVERKNRTLQEYARVMLHTKHFPYRFWAEVMNTSCHIHNRVTLRTGTTITL, encoded by the exons ATGGACAAGGAAGGAGAATTT AAGGTGTTTCTGAAAGGTTGGGAACATCCTGTGACACTTGATGCTGATGGTAACAGGACAGATGTTTTGAAACCAGAGGAAGAATGGACTGTTGCTGAAGATGAATTGGCTCTTGGAAATTCTAAAGTATTGAATGCTCTGTTCAATGGTGTAGACAAGAACATGTTGAGATTGATCAAACAATGTATTGTGGCTAAGGATGCTTGGGAGATTCTCAAAACTGCACATGAAGGGACTACCAAGGTAAAAAGTGCTAAAATCCAACTTCTTACTACTAAATTTGAGAATCTGAAAATGTTGGAAGATGAAAGCATTCAAGACTATCACTTGAGTATTCTAGATATTGCAAATTCTTTTGAGTCTCTTGGAGAGaaaatttttgatgaaaaacttGTTAGAAAATTTCTCAGATCTCTACCTAAGAGGTTTGATATGAAAGTTACAACTATTGAGGAGACTCAAGATATATCTAGTTTTAAGGTTGATGAATTAATAgggtccttgcaaaattttgaaataattgtCAACAGTAAGACTGATAAGAAGGGGAAGGGTATTGCCTTTACATCTAGTATGTATTCTGATGAGACacaagaagatgatgaagatatgTCAGAGTCACTAGCACTTCTTGGGAGACAGTTCAAGAAGATTTTCAAACGGTTTGACAGAAGGTCCAGACCAAATGGTCAGAACATCAAACCCAACATTGACAATCAACCTAGTAAGGAGAAGATGACAAGATTTAATGAAATGAACTCTCATTACAAAGGAGTTCAATGTTATGAATGTGAAGGATATGGCCATATCAGAACAGAATGTGCTACTTTTCTAAAGAAACAGAAGAAAAGTTTTGTTGTCTCATTGTCAGATGGAGATGACTCTAATGAGGAGGTGAAAGTTGAATCTTCCAATCATGTCTCTGCCTTAACTGGTAGAGTTATGTCAGACACTGAGTCTTCTGAAGAAGAGATGATTTCTGATGAGCTCGATATATCGTACTATGACCTGACTGCTAAAAATGCTGAATTAACCCAAAGGGTTGAGGAACAGGTAAAAGAGATTGCTCAACTGCATGATGAAAGGTTTGATAATCTAGCTCATATCTCAGAACTCAATGATGAGTTATCAAAATTGAACTCTCAACTTGAGCATATGAGGGAACATGTTGGAATGATGACTGCAGATTCAACAAGGAGCAAGCAAATGTTTAAACATTCGGAGGAACATCAGACCAAGAAGAAATCAAATTCTTGGGTGTGTAATCACTGTAAAGGGAAGGGTCATATCAAACCTTATTGCTTTAAGCTGCATGGTGAGTCAAAGCAATTTCAGGAGAAATCCTATAAGAAAAGATGGACCCTCAGAAATATCAATACAAGATTAATTGCTCACACATCTTTAAGAGCATCATCTAAAGAAGACTGGTACTTTGATAGTGGTTGTTCAAGACATATGATTGGGGTAGATAAATATCTAGAAGATGTGAAACCTAATGCTACTAGCTATGTTACTTTTGGTGATGGAGCTAAAGGAAAAATTGTAGGAATTGGTAACCTGATCAAACATGGTTTGCTAAGACTTGATGATGTGTTGCTAGTTAAAGGATTAACTGCAAATTTAATTAGCATAAGTCACTTGTGTGACCTAGGACTGCAAGTAAACttcaccaagcctgaatgtcagATTTCAGATGAGAAAGGGGAAGTACTAATGAGAGGCTTAACATCCAAGGACAATTGCTATCTATGG ATTGGCAAGCAAACACAGATGTCTCATCCAAGGTTGGAACATCAAGTAACCTCTAAAGTCCTTGAACTTCTACACATGGATTTAATGGTACCTATGCAAGTTGAGAGCATTGGTGGAAAAAG ATCTGCGCACTCAACTGCAAAGATAAAAGGACTTGGCATTGTGAGAATTAGGAGTGATTATGGAACTAAATTTGAGAATGCTAAATTTGATGAGTATTGCTTAGGTGAGGGAATCAAACATGAATTCTCATCTCCTATAACACCTCAACAAAATGGTGTtgtggaaagaaagaacagaactctCCAAGAATATGCCAGAGTCATGCTTCATACAAAACACTTTCCTTATCGCTTTTGGGCTGAAGTCATGAACACATCATGTCATATTCACAACAGGGTTACCCTAAGAACTGGAACCACAATAACTCTCTAA